The Geoalkalibacter sp. genome contains a region encoding:
- the arsJ gene encoding organoarsenical effux MFS transporter ArsJ, whose amino-acid sequence MSEVRNYALVTGAYWGFTLTDGALRMLVLLHFHQLGYSPVQIAFLFLFYEFFGILTNLIGGWIGSHLGLKVTLFAGLALQVAALGLLALLDPSWPVLFSVAYVMALQALSGIAKDLTKMSSKSAIKVLVPQEADSVLFKWVAILTGSKNALKGAGFFLGGLLLSTVGFRAALLVMAGGLALVLAATIVSLPGTIGMAKKKTKFSAILSKSREVNLLSAARLFLFGSRDIWFVVGLPVYLSASLDWSSAQVGGFLALWVIGYGGVQALAPNLLNSLTGGGTPRGGTASAGAFALAAVTALIAMGVTAGLSPWLTVVAGLALFGLLFAVNSSVHSYLILAYSEADHAALNVGFYYMANAAGRLVGTLLSGVMFQSAGLVGCLWVSAGFVLVAGGISLLLPRGRQV is encoded by the coding sequence ATGAGCGAGGTGCGCAACTACGCCCTGGTGACCGGCGCCTACTGGGGATTTACCCTGACGGACGGCGCTTTGCGCATGCTGGTGCTGCTGCATTTTCACCAACTCGGCTACTCGCCGGTGCAGATCGCCTTTTTGTTTTTGTTCTACGAGTTCTTCGGCATTCTCACCAATCTCATCGGCGGCTGGATCGGTTCGCACCTGGGGCTCAAGGTCACCTTGTTCGCGGGGCTGGCGCTGCAAGTGGCGGCGCTTGGGCTTTTGGCGCTGCTCGATCCGAGTTGGCCGGTGCTGTTTTCGGTGGCTTATGTGATGGCGTTGCAGGCGCTCTCGGGGATCGCCAAGGATCTGACCAAGATGAGCAGCAAGAGCGCCATCAAGGTGCTGGTGCCCCAGGAGGCGGACAGCGTCCTGTTCAAATGGGTGGCGATTCTCACCGGCTCGAAGAATGCGCTCAAGGGGGCGGGCTTTTTTCTCGGCGGCCTGCTGCTCTCCACCGTCGGATTTCGCGCCGCGCTGCTCGTCATGGCGGGCGGTTTGGCACTGGTGCTGGCGGCAACGATTGTTTCGCTCCCCGGCACCATCGGCATGGCCAAGAAGAAAACCAAGTTCAGCGCCATTCTCTCCAAAAGCCGCGAGGTCAACCTGCTCTCGGCGGCGCGGCTGTTTCTCTTTGGTTCGCGGGACATCTGGTTTGTGGTCGGCCTGCCCGTGTATCTGTCGGCGAGCCTTGACTGGAGCAGCGCCCAGGTCGGCGGTTTTCTCGCCCTGTGGGTGATCGGCTACGGCGGGGTGCAGGCTTTGGCGCCCAATCTGCTCAATTCTCTGACGGGCGGCGGTACGCCACGCGGGGGCACCGCGAGCGCCGGGGCCTTTGCCCTGGCCGCCGTGACGGCGCTCATCGCCATGGGGGTGACGGCCGGGCTTTCGCCCTGGCTGACGGTGGTGGCGGGGTTGGCGCTGTTCGGCCTGCTCTTCGCCGTCAATTCCTCGGTGCACAGCTATCTGATTCTCGCCTACAGCGAAGCCGATCACGCGGCGCTCAATGTCGGCTTCTACTACATGGCCAACGCCGCCGGGCGACTGGTCGGCACCCTGCTATCCGGGGTGATGTTTCAGTCCGCGGGATTGGTCGGCTGCCTCTGGGTGTCGGCGGGGTTTGTGCTGGTTGCGGGGGGGATTTCACTGTTGTTGCCGCGTGGGCGACAAGTCTAG